The following proteins are encoded in a genomic region of Lutra lutra chromosome 16, mLutLut1.2, whole genome shotgun sequence:
- the CDK5R1 gene encoding cyclin-dependent kinase 5 activator 1 produces MGTVLSLSPSYRKATLFEDGAATVGHYTAVQNSKNAKDKNLKRHSIISVLPWKRIVAVSAKKKNSKKVQPNSSYQNNITHLNNENLKKSLSCANLSTFAQPPPAQPPAPAAGQLSGSQSGVSSSVKKAPHPALTSTGTPKRVIVQASTSELLRCLGEFLCRRCYRLKHLSPTDPVLWLRSVDRSLLLQGWQDQGFITPANVVFLYMLCRDVISSEVGSDHELQAILLTCLYLSYSYMGNEISYPLKPFLVESCKEAFWDRCLSVINLMSSKMLQINADPHYFTQVFSDLKNESGQEDKKRLLLGLDR; encoded by the coding sequence ATGGGCACGGTGCTGTCCCTGTCCCCCAGCTACCGGAAGGCCACGTTGTTTGAGGATGGCGCGGCCACGGTGGGCCACTACACGGCCGTGCAGAACAGCAAGAACGCCAAGGACAAGAACCTGAAGCGGCACTCCATCATCTCTGTGCTCCCGTGGAAGAGGATCGTGGCCGTGTCGGCCAAGAAGAAGAACTCCAAGAAGGTGCAGCCGAACAGCAGCTACCAGAACAACATCACGCACCTCAACAATGAGAATCTGAAGAAGTCGCTGTCGTGCGCCAACCTGTCCACGTTCGCCCAGCCCCCACCGGCCCAGCCGCCCGCACCCGCTGCCGGCCAGCTCTCGGGCTCCCAGAGCGGGGTCTCCTCCTCCGTCAAGAAGGCCCCGCACCCTGCCCTCACCTCCACAGGGACGCCCAAACGTGTCATCGTCCAGGCGTCCACGAGCGAGCTGCTGCGCTGCCTGGGCGAGTTTCTGTGCCGCCGGTGCTACCGCCTAAAGCACCTGTCCCCCACGGACCCTGTGCTCTGGCTGCGCAGCGTGGACCGCTCGCTGCTCCTGCAGGGCTGGCAGGACCAGGGCTTCATCACGCCCGCCAACGTGGTCTTCCTCTACATGCTGTGCAGGGATGTCATCTCCTCTGAGGTGGGCTCGGACCACGAGCTCCAGGCCATCCTGCTGACCTGCCTGTACCTCTCCTACTCCTACATGGGCAACGAGATCTCCTACCCGCTCAAGCCCTTCCTGGTGGAGAGCTGCAAGGAGGCCTTTTGGGACCGCTGCCTCTCCGTCATCAACCTCATGAGCTCCAAGATGCTGCAGATCAACGCTGACCCGCACTACTTCACGCAGGTGTTCTCTGACCTGAAGAACGAGAGTGGTCAGGAGGACAAGAAGCGGCTCCTCCTTGGGCTTGATCGGTGA